One part of the [Pantoea] beijingensis genome encodes these proteins:
- the iolE gene encoding myo-inosose-2 dehydratase: protein MNKDNVKLAIAPIGWTNDDMPELGQENTFQQTVSEMALAGFTGSEVGSKYPRDPAILKPMLDIRGIQICNAWFSTFFAKGDKDKTLDEFIHHRDFLHALGAKVIGCSEQSKSIQGTRLPVLEAKPCFTDEEWRLTAEGYNVLAKLAAEKGMQVCLHHHMGTGIQTTEEVDRFMAATNDDVFLLFDTGHAYYSEGSQQKMLALLTRYLPRINHVHLKDVRDEVVAQVKSQKLSFLDGVKKGTFTVPGDGVIDFNPVFTILDEYGYQGWMVVEAEQDPTLANPFEYALKARRYIRETAGL, encoded by the coding sequence ATGAATAAAGATAACGTAAAACTGGCAATTGCGCCGATTGGCTGGACTAACGATGACATGCCTGAATTAGGGCAGGAGAATACTTTTCAGCAGACCGTCAGTGAAATGGCGCTTGCGGGTTTTACCGGCAGTGAGGTTGGCAGTAAATATCCACGCGATCCGGCCATATTAAAGCCGATGCTGGATATTCGTGGTATTCAGATCTGCAATGCCTGGTTCAGTACGTTCTTTGCCAAAGGAGACAAAGACAAAACCCTCGACGAATTTATCCATCATCGGGATTTCCTGCATGCGTTGGGCGCGAAAGTCATTGGGTGTTCGGAACAGAGCAAGAGCATTCAGGGAACAAGGCTGCCGGTACTGGAAGCCAAGCCCTGCTTTACTGATGAAGAATGGCGGCTAACGGCTGAGGGCTATAATGTGCTGGCCAAACTCGCTGCTGAGAAAGGAATGCAGGTTTGCCTGCATCATCATATGGGAACGGGCATCCAGACAACCGAAGAAGTGGATCGTTTTATGGCGGCGACCAACGATGACGTTTTCCTGCTGTTTGATACGGGTCATGCCTATTATTCTGAAGGTTCGCAACAGAAGATGTTAGCGCTGCTAACGCGTTATTTGCCGCGCATCAATCATGTACATCTGAAGGATGTGCGCGATGAGGTTGTGGCTCAGGTCAAAAGCCAGAAATTATCTTTTCTTGATGGTGTGAAAAAAGGGACCTTTACCGTGCCCGGCGATGGTGTGATTGATTTTAACCCGGTGTTTACCATTCTGGATGAGTATGGCTATCAGGGATGGATGGTGGTTGAAGCCGAGCAGGATCCAACACTGGCAAACCCGTTTGAATATGCACTGAAGGCACGCAGATATATCCGTGAAACGGCAGGTTTGTAA